One genomic window of Leptospira paudalimensis includes the following:
- a CDS encoding DUF2203 domain-containing protein: MTKKIWTLEEAREILPLVRDITKEYYVKASVLADDVRNKMLPENVLESKEEEIGDIIKHWTNEILNLKIDVKGLWLVDFDHGNGFYCWTWGEEDVLYEHGYHEGFRSRKLIEENKEENDSDK, translated from the coding sequence TTGACTAAAAAAATTTGGACTTTGGAAGAAGCAAGGGAGATCTTACCCCTTGTCAGAGATATCACAAAAGAATACTATGTTAAGGCAAGTGTTCTCGCAGATGATGTACGAAACAAAATGTTACCTGAAAATGTTTTGGAATCGAAAGAGGAAGAAATAGGGGACATCATCAAACATTGGACAAACGAAATCTTAAATTTGAAAATTGATGTTAAGGGTTTGTGGCTCGTAGACTTCGATCATGGCAACGGATTTTACTGTTGGACATGGGGCGAAGAAGATGTGTTATACGAACATGGTTATCATGAAGGATTTAGATCGAGAAAACTCATAGAGGAAAATAAAGAAGAAAATGACTCAGATAAATGA
- the rho gene encoding transcription termination factor Rho, with protein sequence MASRKQEEIQVNPPEEPTEYTNGIMDQDDASEPPKQFKKKKSRYEGPIPPPLDLVELKKKNINELADLAKGLGVENTHGLKKQNLMFALLQAQTEKDGQVHAAGVMERLPDGYGFLRSPDYNYVPGPDDIYVSPSQIKLFGLRTGDTVTGLIRPPKEAERFFAMLRVESINGFPVEVAQKRNLFDNLTPLYPNERINMEFDPSHLDTRVIDLMCPIGKGQRALIVAPPRTGKTVLMQSIANAITRNHPEIFLIVLLIDERPEEVTDMARHVKGEVVSSTFDEPAQRHVQVAEMVIEKAKRLVEHGKDVVILLDSITRLARAYNQVVPTSGKILSGGVDSNALHKPKRFFGAARNIEEGGSLTIIATALIDTGSRMDEVIFEEFKGTGNMEIHLDRKLADKRIFPAIDINRSGTRKEELLLPQDTLTRVFILRKVLSPMSITESMELLIEKMRGAKTNDQFLASMNTN encoded by the coding sequence ATGGCATCACGCAAACAAGAAGAAATCCAAGTTAATCCCCCCGAAGAACCAACTGAATATACAAATGGCATCATGGACCAAGACGATGCTTCCGAACCACCGAAACAATTTAAGAAAAAAAAGAGCCGGTATGAAGGACCTATTCCTCCTCCACTTGATTTAGTAGAACTCAAGAAAAAAAACATCAATGAACTTGCTGACCTTGCGAAAGGTTTGGGAGTGGAAAACACTCATGGTTTGAAAAAACAAAACTTGATGTTCGCTCTCCTACAAGCACAAACCGAAAAAGATGGACAAGTGCATGCTGCCGGGGTAATGGAAAGACTTCCTGATGGTTATGGTTTCTTACGATCACCTGACTACAATTATGTGCCAGGTCCAGATGATATTTATGTTTCTCCATCTCAAATTAAGTTATTTGGTCTTCGTACGGGGGATACTGTAACAGGTCTTATTCGGCCACCAAAAGAAGCAGAACGATTTTTTGCGATGTTACGAGTGGAATCCATCAATGGTTTCCCTGTTGAAGTTGCTCAAAAGAGAAATTTATTTGATAACTTAACACCTCTTTATCCTAACGAAAGGATCAATATGGAATTTGATCCAAGCCATTTGGATACACGTGTGATTGATCTTATGTGTCCAATTGGAAAGGGACAAAGAGCACTCATTGTGGCTCCTCCAAGAACTGGTAAAACAGTTCTCATGCAATCCATTGCCAATGCGATCACTCGTAACCACCCAGAAATTTTTCTCATCGTTTTACTCATTGATGAACGTCCGGAAGAAGTAACCGACATGGCTCGCCATGTAAAGGGTGAAGTTGTGAGTTCTACGTTTGACGAACCAGCACAACGACACGTACAAGTGGCTGAGATGGTCATCGAAAAAGCGAAACGACTTGTGGAACACGGCAAGGATGTGGTCATCCTTCTCGACTCGATCACAAGGCTTGCCCGTGCTTACAACCAAGTGGTTCCCACATCTGGAAAAATCCTTTCCGGTGGTGTGGACTCCAATGCCCTCCACAAACCAAAACGTTTTTTTGGTGCAGCAAGGAATATTGAAGAAGGTGGGTCACTCACCATCATCGCGACCGCCCTCATTGACACGGGTTCCCGAATGGACGAAGTGATTTTTGAGGAATTTAAGGGAACGGGAAATATGGAAATCCATTTGGACCGAAAACTCGCTGACAAACGAATTTTCCCTGCCATCGACATCAACCGCTCAGGAACTAGGAAAGAAGAACTCCTCCTACCACAAGACACCCTCACTCGTGTCTTTATCCTTCGAAAAGTACTTTCTCCTATGAGTATCACCGAAAGTATGGAACTATTGATTGAAAAAATGCGTGGCGCGAAGACAAACGACCAATTCCTCGCCAGCATGAATACGAACTAA
- the pyrB gene encoding aspartate carbamoyltransferase: MYEYSHKNILDTLQFSKEDLNFLIEKTNRMSALHESGKAFGILHGKLLASLFFEASTRTRMSFEAAMERLGGRLISTVGFQFSSISKGETLYDTMKMIEAYCDIAVIRHPVEGSSRIAAGAVNIPVINAGDGAGQHPTQALLDLYTIFSEKKKIDGLNIAFIGDLKYGRTIHSLINLLRHYPVHLYLISPEELKLPEKYKKNLEGFPMTWEETTDIKAIWDADVAYVTRIQEERFPDHREYEKLKDIYKVNKELVLASKKDTTILHPLPRVNELSTDVDDLPNAAYFRQAKYGVVVRMVLLCLSLGVKFD, encoded by the coding sequence ATGTATGAATACTCCCACAAAAACATTTTAGACACCTTACAATTTTCCAAAGAAGACCTTAATTTCCTAATCGAAAAAACAAATCGAATGAGTGCCCTACATGAATCGGGAAAGGCGTTTGGGATCCTTCACGGGAAACTCCTGGCTTCCTTGTTTTTTGAGGCAAGTACCCGCACTCGGATGAGTTTTGAAGCTGCCATGGAACGATTAGGTGGAAGGCTCATCTCCACGGTAGGGTTTCAGTTTTCTTCCATTTCGAAAGGGGAAACTTTGTATGATACCATGAAGATGATTGAAGCCTATTGTGATATTGCTGTGATCCGCCACCCCGTCGAAGGTTCTTCTCGGATTGCCGCAGGTGCAGTCAACATCCCTGTGATCAATGCAGGAGATGGGGCAGGGCAACACCCGACACAAGCACTTCTCGATTTATATACCATCTTTTCGGAAAAGAAGAAAATAGATGGGTTAAACATTGCTTTCATCGGGGACCTAAAGTATGGACGGACCATCCATTCGCTCATCAACCTCTTACGCCATTATCCAGTGCATTTGTATCTCATCAGTCCCGAAGAATTAAAACTCCCTGAAAAGTACAAAAAGAACTTAGAAGGTTTTCCCATGACTTGGGAAGAAACAACCGACATCAAAGCCATCTGGGATGCAGATGTTGCGTATGTGACACGAATCCAAGAAGAAAGGTTTCCTGATCATAGAGAGTATGAAAAACTAAAAGATATCTATAAAGTGAATAAGGAACTTGTCCTTGCGTCCAAAAAAGACACAACTATCCTCCATCCACTCCCTCGTGTGAATGAACTATCCACTGATGTGGATGATTTGCCAAATGCAGCTTACTTTCGTCAGGCGAAGTATGGAGTTGTTGTCAGAATGGTTTTACTCTGCCTAAGTCTTGGGGTCAAATTTGACTAA
- a CDS encoding endonuclease III domain-containing protein, with the protein MKRSKKTPNITEVYRLLEAEFGVVETPLTFTKPYELAIAVILSAQCTDERVNQVTPELFRTFPTLESFAKAPLSAIEKKIFSTGFYKNKAKSIQGFAKMVLAEFGGEIPKTMEEAIKLPGFGRKTANVVLAEIYGVVEGFVVDTHVKRLTKRLGFTKKTDPVQIEREMMKITPKEICRNLSLYLIFLGRKYCQARRTFCSDCPLSSLCPSYSESVS; encoded by the coding sequence TTGAAACGATCCAAAAAAACTCCCAATATCACCGAAGTATACCGTCTCCTTGAGGCGGAATTCGGTGTCGTCGAAACCCCCCTTACATTTACAAAACCTTATGAGTTGGCAATCGCTGTCATCCTCAGTGCACAGTGTACGGACGAACGTGTGAACCAAGTCACACCAGAACTCTTTCGTACCTTTCCGACTCTTGAGTCTTTTGCGAAAGCACCTTTATCCGCGATTGAGAAAAAAATCTTTTCCACTGGGTTTTATAAAAACAAAGCCAAAAGTATCCAAGGTTTTGCGAAAATGGTGTTAGCAGAATTTGGTGGTGAGATTCCTAAAACAATGGAGGAGGCAATCAAACTCCCTGGGTTTGGAAGGAAAACAGCCAATGTGGTGCTTGCTGAAATTTATGGTGTGGTGGAAGGGTTTGTTGTGGATACCCACGTAAAACGATTAACCAAACGACTTGGATTTACAAAAAAAACAGATCCCGTACAAATTGAACGGGAGATGATGAAAATCACGCCTAAGGAAATTTGCCGAAACCTATCTCTTTACCTAATATTTCTCGGTCGTAAGTACTGCCAGGCTCGCCGGACGTTTTGTTCGGATTGTCCTCTTTCTTCCCTATGTCCTTCTTATTCGGAGTCGGTTTCATAA
- a CDS encoding adhesin OmpL37 family surface protein, with the protein MGKWKFILFFAMVVGHISHINAVSPEQTNLGILIFENKENLNFINVALSNLAPSQEEAQSTAQPGTTQTPDPSKKNLDFDYFKLLKAANQSDFSGNMWYLQSNYVYGFRQLRQAQGELKNIFEIVLQKYIEDARALLEAAAPAIIRSNDSNAKALLRLGFRDLRSSEDLYTTGLNSSPHQYRYKLTLYKEGILTLRRAKRFAILAMIYSKTPDEDKPEYQYRSNEDLKEARNEEKQRNYEKVRDTLINFIENKRMERTVVPPGNPDAKPLDLLEQHDDNYGFITSKKLDLLLEANAQIKETEGARRESVPPTPKFDENGKAIYPEEKKK; encoded by the coding sequence ATGGGAAAATGGAAATTCATCCTCTTTTTTGCAATGGTTGTGGGACATATCTCCCACATCAATGCAGTATCTCCAGAACAAACGAATTTGGGGATTTTGATCTTTGAAAACAAAGAAAACTTAAATTTTATCAATGTGGCACTCAGTAATTTGGCTCCTTCACAAGAAGAAGCACAAAGCACTGCCCAACCAGGAACAACCCAAACCCCAGATCCTTCCAAAAAGAATTTGGATTTTGATTATTTCAAACTCCTAAAAGCAGCAAACCAATCTGACTTTAGTGGAAACATGTGGTACTTACAAAGTAATTATGTGTATGGATTCCGCCAACTCAGACAAGCCCAAGGGGAACTCAAAAATATCTTTGAAATCGTATTACAAAAATACATCGAAGATGCAAGAGCACTTTTGGAAGCAGCAGCGCCTGCCATCATCAGATCAAATGATAGCAACGCAAAAGCTTTGTTACGTTTAGGTTTTCGTGACCTTCGTTCCTCGGAAGATCTTTACACAACTGGTCTCAATTCAAGCCCTCACCAATACCGTTATAAACTTACGCTCTACAAAGAAGGGATTTTGACACTTCGTCGTGCAAAACGTTTTGCCATCCTTGCGATGATTTATAGCAAAACTCCAGATGAGGATAAACCTGAATACCAATACCGTTCCAATGAAGACCTAAAAGAAGCTCGTAACGAAGAAAAACAACGTAACTACGAAAAGGTGAGAGATACCCTCATCAACTTCATTGAAAACAAACGTATGGAAAGAACTGTTGTCCCTCCAGGAAACCCAGATGCAAAACCATTGGATTTACTAGAACAACATGATGATAACTACGGTTTCATCACTTCTAAAAAATTAGATCTACTGCTTGAAGCTAATGCACAAATCAAAGAGACGGAAGGGGCAAGACGTGAATCAGTTCCTCCAACTCCAAAATTTGATGAAAACGGCAAAGCGATTTATCCGGAAGAAAAGAAGAAATAA
- a CDS encoding UbiX family flavin prenyltransferase, translating into MKLVVGLAGASGSIYAARFLKALYEIEGETYITSSPASLRIFSEEYETTVKTTEDILSFVEEKWKVKPKHKFHVRNFFDIGSDIASGSNVWDAMVVIPCSMKTVASMSAGLTENLIERAADVTLKERRRLIVVPRETPYNRIHLRNMLALDEAGAILLPASPGFYQMPKSLDDLGDFITGRIFNLIGLPQTLFPKWEG; encoded by the coding sequence ATGAAACTTGTTGTGGGTCTCGCAGGTGCTAGTGGTAGCATTTATGCTGCTCGATTTTTAAAAGCATTGTATGAGATCGAAGGGGAAACCTACATCACATCAAGTCCCGCATCTTTACGTATCTTTTCAGAAGAATACGAAACGACAGTGAAAACCACTGAAGACATTTTGTCTTTTGTGGAAGAGAAGTGGAAGGTAAAACCCAAACACAAATTCCATGTTCGTAATTTTTTTGATATCGGTTCTGACATAGCCAGTGGTTCCAATGTTTGGGATGCGATGGTTGTGATCCCTTGTAGTATGAAAACCGTTGCTTCTATGTCCGCAGGTCTCACAGAAAACTTAATCGAACGAGCCGCCGATGTGACCTTAAAAGAAAGAAGGCGTCTCATTGTAGTCCCGAGAGAAACTCCCTACAACCGCATCCACCTCAGGAACATGTTAGCGTTAGATGAAGCAGGGGCCATCCTCTTACCTGCATCCCCTGGTTTTTACCAAATGCCAAAATCTTTGGATGACCTTGGCGATTTTATCACGGGGAGGATTTTTAATCTAATCGGTCTCCCCCAAACTCTGTTCCCTAAGTGGGAGGGGTAA
- a CDS encoding acyl-CoA thioesterase encodes MVETIQNKLRDMELVTQHLVQPDDLNYHNNLFGGKMLSWIDEGMAMYVMNKIRYTNIVTMSMDNVVFRSPARAGDIIQIYGKIVKYGKSSITSRTLAITNHPQTGKMAAVIESDITYVCLGENGKPTAYFRNFTPPT; translated from the coding sequence ATGGTCGAGACAATTCAGAACAAACTGCGGGATATGGAACTAGTCACCCAACACTTGGTCCAACCAGACGATTTAAACTACCATAACAATCTTTTTGGTGGGAAAATGCTCTCCTGGATTGATGAGGGAATGGCGATGTATGTCATGAACAAAATTCGGTACACCAATATCGTCACGATGAGTATGGACAATGTGGTGTTTCGTTCCCCAGCAAGGGCAGGTGACATCATCCAAATTTATGGAAAGATTGTAAAATATGGAAAATCTTCCATCACTTCCAGAACACTTGCCATTACTAACCACCCCCAAACAGGGAAAATGGCCGCCGTCATCGAAAGTGACATCACCTACGTATGCTTAGGTGAAAATGGGAAACCAACTGCGTATTTTAGAAACTTTACCCCTCCCACTTAG
- a CDS encoding helix-turn-helix domain-containing protein has product MKFESLYRHFLLTRATHIPVVNEKGELVGLLSKERVHRELSDLGKEREDLDKIPLEILETELNESILLYFKETSLIPVIGIDGDKKDNWDKPRFLAAFTKLESKQVRDPKLDGIESKLEKKKENVDSVQWFMELILSHFPDGLFATDVTGGTIFYNESFERDILTKSLFDDSIETAEKYLHNLNREVLASYLKEHDLSLGKEADTNVLTTMLPDLQSQVRIITLKKEKKVVGFLYHFVSSSVGFGAGKTKSEFPDLDMAFFSKLPLETVLAEMEAHYIHKSLQRNSQNISHAASELGIPRTTLQNRIRFLNLSERFQNNKKERVVIPRKRSEKQLDSEKQSSSQPKTSQKKQRLPKKKQNPNSTKKGKSEKRTTSPPKKQGNGKQGTKTKAKPTQKTKKRR; this is encoded by the coding sequence GTGAAGTTTGAATCACTTTATCGTCATTTTTTGCTCACAAGAGCCACTCACATTCCCGTTGTAAACGAGAAGGGGGAACTTGTTGGATTACTTTCCAAAGAGAGAGTCCATCGTGAGTTGTCTGACCTCGGGAAAGAAAGAGAAGATCTGGACAAAATTCCTTTAGAGATTTTGGAAACAGAACTGAACGAATCCATTCTATTATATTTTAAAGAAACTTCTCTCATTCCCGTGATTGGCATAGATGGTGATAAAAAAGACAATTGGGACAAACCAAGATTCCTTGCAGCTTTCACCAAACTAGAATCCAAACAAGTCCGAGATCCAAAACTGGATGGTATCGAATCCAAACTCGAGAAAAAAAAAGAAAACGTGGATTCCGTCCAGTGGTTTATGGAACTCATCCTTTCCCATTTCCCTGATGGCCTTTTTGCAACTGACGTAACAGGTGGAACTATTTTTTATAATGAAAGTTTTGAAAGGGATATTCTCACAAAATCATTGTTTGATGACTCGATAGAAACTGCTGAGAAGTATTTACACAATTTAAATAGAGAAGTCCTCGCATCTTACCTAAAAGAACATGATTTGAGTTTGGGAAAAGAAGCGGATACAAATGTCCTAACAACCATGTTACCAGACTTACAATCCCAAGTAAGGATCATCACTTTAAAAAAAGAGAAAAAGGTAGTTGGATTTTTGTACCATTTTGTTTCAAGTAGTGTTGGTTTTGGGGCTGGAAAAACAAAATCGGAATTCCCTGATTTGGACATGGCTTTTTTTTCGAAACTCCCTCTGGAAACTGTCCTTGCGGAAATGGAAGCCCACTATATCCACAAATCCTTACAAAGGAATTCGCAAAATATATCCCATGCTGCAAGTGAACTCGGTATTCCACGTACAACCTTACAAAATAGAATTCGATTTTTAAATTTATCGGAACGTTTCCAAAACAATAAAAAGGAACGAGTGGTCATCCCGAGAAAACGATCCGAAAAACAACTGGATTCGGAAAAACAGTCCTCTTCCCAACCCAAAACATCGCAAAAAAAACAAAGGCTCCCTAAGAAAAAACAAAATCCAAACTCAACCAAAAAAGGAAAATCAGAGAAACGAACCACTTCTCCTCCGAAAAAACAAGGAAATGGGAAACAAGGGACCAAAACGAAGGCAAAACCAACACAAAAGACAAAAAAAAGACGTTGA
- a CDS encoding LL-diaminopimelate aminotransferase: protein MTQINENYLKLKAGYLFPEIGRRVKAYSEANQNAKIIRLGIGDVTLPLAPTIVNAMVDAAKEMGSAGGFHGYGPEQGYSFLIQKIIAHDYIARGVQIAEDEVFVSDGSKCDCGNIQEIFSLDSKIAVVDPVYPVYVDTNVMAGRTGEVGPDGRYANIIYMPATEENNFEPDFPKEKPDIIYLCYPNNPTGMVATKARLTEWVNYAKKMGSIILYDSAYESFIQDKEIPKSIYEIPGAKEVAMEFRSFSKTAGFTGTRCAYLVIPKDLKGKTKSGEEVSFNSLWNRRHTTKFNGVSYVTQKGAEAVFSTQGQVEIKEQISYYMENAKLIREGLAKAGYKVFGGTNAPYIWLKTPRGLKSWEFFDELLGNAQVVGTPGSGFGPAGEGYFRLSAFGKREDVISAIERIQKM, encoded by the coding sequence ATGACTCAGATAAATGAAAACTATTTAAAATTAAAAGCGGGATATTTATTCCCTGAGATTGGAAGAAGAGTAAAAGCTTATTCAGAAGCCAACCAAAATGCAAAAATCATCCGACTTGGAATCGGAGACGTAACACTTCCACTTGCACCAACCATTGTCAATGCAATGGTAGATGCGGCCAAAGAAATGGGAAGTGCAGGTGGATTCCATGGGTATGGACCAGAACAAGGGTATTCTTTCCTCATCCAAAAGATCATCGCTCATGATTATATAGCACGTGGTGTACAAATCGCAGAAGACGAAGTATTTGTTTCTGATGGATCCAAATGTGATTGTGGAAACATCCAAGAGATTTTTTCCCTCGATAGTAAAATTGCCGTCGTAGACCCTGTATATCCAGTATATGTAGATACAAATGTGATGGCAGGAAGAACTGGAGAAGTAGGACCTGATGGACGTTATGCGAACATCATTTATATGCCTGCGACTGAAGAAAATAATTTTGAACCTGATTTTCCAAAAGAAAAACCAGATATCATTTATCTTTGTTATCCGAATAACCCGACAGGAATGGTCGCAACCAAAGCCCGTCTCACAGAATGGGTGAACTATGCCAAAAAAATGGGAAGTATCATCCTTTACGATTCCGCGTATGAGTCTTTTATCCAAGACAAAGAGATTCCAAAATCCATTTATGAAATCCCAGGAGCCAAAGAAGTGGCAATGGAATTTCGTTCCTTCTCCAAAACTGCAGGGTTTACGGGAACTCGTTGTGCCTACCTTGTGATCCCGAAAGACCTAAAAGGAAAAACAAAATCAGGAGAAGAGGTGAGTTTTAACTCTCTTTGGAACAGACGCCATACAACCAAATTCAATGGTGTATCGTATGTCACACAGAAAGGGGCGGAAGCTGTGTTTTCCACCCAAGGACAAGTGGAGATCAAAGAACAAATTTCCTACTATATGGAAAATGCAAAACTCATTCGCGAAGGTCTTGCTAAGGCAGGTTACAAAGTGTTTGGTGGAACGAATGCTCCTTACATTTGGTTAAAAACCCCACGTGGACTCAAATCTTGGGAATTTTTTGACGAACTCCTAGGAAACGCACAAGTGGTTGGAACTCCTGGATCTGGGTTTGGACCGGCTGGAGAAGGGTATTTCCGACTTTCTGCGTTTGGAAAACGAGAAGATGTCATTTCTGCCATCGAACGCATCCAAAAAATGTAA
- a CDS encoding UbiA-like polyprenyltransferase has product MNFFKNLFLYAKMVKFSHTLFALPFAGISFVLAYLESSLDTGDLLRIGALILVCMVSARSAAMGFNRYVDSEIDEKNPRTQNREIPAGKISKVSALLFIGLSAFIFIFASFFVNKLAFLLSFPALFILFLYSLTKRFTLFCHLVLGFAISLAPLGAWIAITETVNLVPILFSLGLLFHISAFDVLYAIQDMDFDAKEKLHSIPSKLGETKSRIIAVILHTLSFVFFILAGISAELGFMYFLILSVIGILVLYEHKISYQYKQKDLPLIFYQINSWISVVLFLAILFDKWNEFLLKISSGISFR; this is encoded by the coding sequence ATGAACTTCTTCAAAAATCTATTTCTCTACGCTAAAATGGTTAAATTTTCCCATACACTTTTTGCTTTACCTTTTGCTGGGATCAGCTTCGTCCTCGCTTACCTTGAATCGAGTCTCGATACAGGTGATCTGCTTCGAATCGGTGCCCTGATCCTTGTTTGTATGGTCAGTGCTCGTAGTGCTGCCATGGGTTTCAACAGGTATGTGGATTCAGAAATTGATGAAAAAAATCCCCGCACTCAAAATCGAGAAATCCCTGCCGGGAAAATTTCTAAGGTATCGGCGTTACTCTTCATAGGGCTTTCTGCCTTCATTTTTATCTTTGCTAGTTTTTTTGTGAACAAACTGGCTTTCTTACTTTCCTTCCCCGCACTTTTCATTTTATTTCTGTATTCTCTCACCAAACGGTTTACTTTGTTTTGCCATTTGGTTCTCGGTTTTGCGATCTCTCTGGCGCCACTCGGTGCTTGGATTGCCATCACAGAAACTGTGAATTTAGTTCCCATTTTATTTTCACTAGGACTTTTATTCCATATTTCCGCATTTGATGTGTTATATGCCATTCAGGATATGGATTTTGATGCCAAAGAAAAACTCCATAGCATTCCTTCCAAATTAGGGGAAACTAAATCCCGTATCATCGCTGTTATCTTGCATACTCTTTCGTTTGTATTTTTTATCCTCGCAGGGATTAGTGCCGAACTTGGGTTTATGTATTTTTTAATCCTCTCTGTGATTGGGATTTTGGTGTTGTATGAACACAAAATCTCTTACCAATACAAACAAAAGGATCTCCCACTTATTTTTTACCAAATCAATTCCTGGATCAGTGTAGTTTTGTTTTTGGCCATCCTATTTGATAAATGGAATGAGTTTTTACTGAAGATTTCCTCTGGAATTAGTTTTCGATGA